A single genomic interval of Agromyces cerinus harbors:
- a CDS encoding heavy metal translocating P-type ATPase, which produces MTLQHETRTIDLGIEGMTCASCVGRVEKRLGRLDGVEAEVNLATEKARVRFPATTSIDDLVEAVRQAGYTAHVPAAPAAEPDFGDQGADVTLPPSLRGASATGSDLVTDAAGRASAAASDPLMTRLVVSAALTVPVVLLAMVPALQFTYWQWFSLMLAAPVVVWGGWPFHRAAAVNLRHGSMTMDTLVSLGTLTAFAWSLWSLFFGHAGMPGMTHEWTFGVRGTPGGDIYLEVAAGVITILLLGRVLEHRSKRRAGQSLRTLLELAPREVSVLRGEGAEEREERVPIAALRPGDRFVVRPGERIAADGVVVRGEAGVDESMLTGEPAPVDVAPGTSVTAATIVHGGSLVVAAERVGTDTRLAQIARLVEDAQLGKSRAQRLADRISAVFVPIVIALAAATAIVWVATGSPVEQAITAAVAVLVIACPCALGLATPMAILVGTGRGAERGILITGPEALDRAGDVDTILLDKTGTLTTGRMSLTGVTPADGAEGGESVEGAAALDLAAALERGSEHPVARAIVDGADASGSAWRGLQVHDFRAHAGLGVSGVVDGVPAAAGRPAFLVELGYRMPAALEARAAASDHTLVAVGSAGEVQALVEVGDRVRDGAREAVDRLRALGLRPALVTGDAERPAARVAAALGIDEVHAGVSPEGKLEIVRREQAEGRRVAMVGDGVNDAAALAAADLGIAMGGGTDAAASASDLALTRDEPGAIADAISLARATLRTIKGNLFWAFAYNVAAIPLAAAGFLNPMIAGAAMAFSSVFVVLNSLRLRRA; this is translated from the coding sequence ATGACGCTGCAGCACGAGACCCGCACGATCGACCTCGGCATCGAGGGCATGACCTGTGCGAGCTGCGTCGGGAGGGTCGAGAAACGGCTCGGCAGGCTCGACGGCGTCGAGGCCGAGGTCAACCTCGCGACCGAGAAGGCGCGCGTGCGGTTCCCGGCGACGACGTCGATCGACGACCTCGTCGAGGCGGTGCGCCAGGCGGGCTACACCGCCCATGTGCCGGCCGCTCCCGCCGCCGAACCGGACTTCGGCGACCAGGGCGCAGACGTCACGCTCCCGCCGTCTCTGCGCGGCGCGTCGGCCACCGGTTCCGACCTCGTCACGGATGCCGCGGGGCGGGCGAGTGCTGCGGCATCCGACCCGCTCATGACCCGTCTCGTGGTGTCGGCCGCACTCACCGTGCCCGTCGTGCTGCTCGCGATGGTGCCCGCGCTGCAGTTCACCTACTGGCAGTGGTTCTCGCTCATGCTCGCGGCGCCGGTCGTCGTCTGGGGCGGCTGGCCGTTCCACCGCGCAGCGGCGGTGAACCTGCGCCACGGCTCGATGACGATGGACACGCTGGTCTCGCTCGGCACGCTCACCGCGTTCGCCTGGTCGCTCTGGTCGCTCTTCTTCGGGCACGCCGGCATGCCGGGCATGACGCACGAATGGACCTTCGGGGTGCGGGGCACCCCGGGCGGCGACATCTACCTCGAGGTGGCGGCGGGCGTCATCACGATCCTGCTGCTCGGGCGCGTGCTCGAGCACCGTTCGAAGCGGCGCGCAGGCCAGTCGCTGCGCACCCTCCTCGAACTCGCGCCGCGCGAGGTCTCGGTGCTGCGCGGCGAGGGCGCCGAGGAACGCGAGGAGCGGGTGCCGATCGCGGCGCTCCGCCCCGGCGACCGCTTCGTCGTGCGCCCCGGCGAGCGCATCGCCGCGGACGGTGTCGTGGTGCGCGGCGAGGCCGGCGTCGACGAGAGCATGCTGACCGGCGAGCCCGCGCCCGTGGACGTGGCACCCGGAACCTCGGTGACCGCGGCGACCATCGTGCACGGCGGCAGCCTCGTCGTGGCGGCCGAGCGCGTCGGCACCGACACCCGGCTCGCGCAGATCGCGCGCCTCGTCGAGGACGCGCAGCTCGGCAAGTCGCGCGCCCAGCGCCTCGCCGACCGCATCTCGGCGGTGTTCGTGCCGATCGTCATCGCGCTCGCCGCGGCGACCGCGATCGTCTGGGTCGCCACCGGCAGCCCGGTCGAGCAGGCCATCACCGCGGCGGTCGCCGTTCTCGTCATCGCCTGCCCCTGCGCGCTCGGCCTCGCGACGCCGATGGCGATCCTCGTCGGCACCGGGCGGGGCGCCGAACGCGGCATCCTCATCACCGGACCGGAAGCGCTCGACCGTGCGGGCGACGTCGACACGATCCTCCTCGACAAGACCGGCACCCTGACCACCGGCCGCATGAGCCTCACCGGTGTGACGCCCGCCGACGGCGCGGAGGGTGGCGAGAGCGTTGAGGGCGCCGCCGCCCTGGATCTCGCTGCAGCGCTCGAGCGCGGCTCCGAGCACCCGGTCGCGCGGGCGATCGTCGACGGGGCGGATGCCTCGGGCTCGGCGTGGCGCGGCCTGCAGGTGCACGACTTCCGGGCCCACGCCGGGCTCGGTGTCTCGGGCGTCGTCGACGGGGTGCCCGCGGCGGCCGGGCGTCCGGCCTTCCTCGTCGAGCTCGGATACCGCATGCCGGCGGCACTCGAGGCGCGGGCAGCAGCCTCCGACCACACCCTCGTCGCCGTGGGATCCGCCGGCGAGGTGCAGGCGCTCGTCGAGGTCGGCGACCGGGTGCGCGACGGTGCCCGTGAAGCGGTCGACCGGCTCCGTGCGCTCGGGCTCCGTCCGGCGCTCGTGACCGGCGACGCCGAGCGCCCTGCCGCCCGGGTCGCCGCGGCGCTCGGCATCGACGAGGTCCACGCGGGAGTGAGCCCCGAGGGCAAGCTCGAGATCGTACGTCGCGAGCAGGCCGAGGGTCGCAGGGTCGCGATGGTCGGCGACGGGGTGAACGACGCCGCGGCGCTCGCGGCGGCCGACCTCGGCATCGCGATGGGCGGGGGCACCGACGCCGCGGCATCGGCGAGCGACCTCGCGCTCACGCGCGACGAGCCGGGGGCCATCGCCGACGCGATCTCCCTCGCCCGGGCGACGCTCCGCACGATCAAGGGCAACCTGTTCTGGGCATTCGCCTACAACGTGGCGGCGATCCCACTTGCGGCGGCGGGCTTCCTGAACCCGATGATCGCGGGCGCCGCGATGGCGTTCTCGAGCGTGTTCGTCGTGCTGAACAGCCTTCGTCTTCGCCGGGCATGA
- a CDS encoding AfsR/SARP family transcriptional regulator: MTMRFEVLGPLVVRLDGRDITPRGVRTRTLLAALLVADGARVTDDRLSELLWGDDGTAARLQLLVHRLRATLDDADRLLREPDGYRLIAGDDELDTAEFERLVASDRGRAALALVRGPAFDGFDGEAFESARVRARDAQRTVQHRVLRAELERDDPAGLLAEIGAAVAADPLDEELVALHMIALARSGRQADAIDAYFSLRSALAEELGIDPGAEIDELHRRLVSGDALDPTPAPRQLPAAGTLVGRDAELERLDLLTSMDAAGIAVISGTAGAGKTALALGWARRARRHFADGSLFVDLRGFSETRPRATSDVLAGFVRALGYRWNVPSDVEELAALFRSLVHDRRMVIVLDNARSVDQVRPLLPGEGPVVVVTSREGLVGLGVHVPVHHVELAALDRDAAVELIRTLVPDRVRRAEAERLAAQCAGLPLALQIAARIAVTHGHGVERLADDLDAHRDHLDRLDTGDDSRSGLRTVLSWSYEALDPRVRRVFRLLGRLPDQGAPEAAVVAVIGGDPGDARTDLRSLRRVHLVDVDERGRHTQHDLLRAYARELSEAEHGAGAEADAHDRLLAYYAAGCADAAAVLVPRWGPMPTASDAREPDDAAVNEVSPATRAGPFPDAVAARAWLDDEHGAIAAVVRATGPESDARAIAIVLRLRPYLAAQGWLAEARLLFSDLLERTTRRDDLLGQATALRLLGSHDAHIIDYPSATRRLTRALELSRRLGDPTGAAIALNNIAEMERLLGDPARAVERLEEAVQINAEVGDVARLGLGHGNLALAHNALGDHEAAEAASRLALEAADRIGSERVRCLGLRALADAKLGLGSTAESVRIARRAHELARSIDDLEMEGWSAEVLGRALSASGTPDEAERMFEAAIEASRRSGSLAQLAPALRALAELREGRAPEESARLLEEAMAIGERLRNGATAPIEP, from the coding sequence ATGACCATGCGCTTCGAGGTGCTGGGTCCGCTCGTGGTGCGTCTCGACGGTCGCGACATCACGCCGCGCGGAGTCCGCACGCGCACCCTGCTCGCCGCCCTCCTGGTCGCCGACGGGGCCCGCGTGACCGACGACCGGTTGAGCGAGCTGCTCTGGGGCGACGACGGAACCGCCGCCCGGCTCCAGCTGCTCGTGCACCGACTGCGAGCGACGCTCGACGACGCCGACCGCCTCCTGCGCGAGCCCGACGGCTACCGGCTCATCGCCGGTGACGACGAACTCGACACCGCCGAGTTCGAGCGCCTCGTGGCATCCGATCGGGGTCGTGCCGCTCTCGCGCTGGTACGTGGCCCCGCGTTCGACGGGTTCGACGGCGAAGCGTTCGAGTCCGCACGCGTGCGCGCCCGCGACGCGCAGCGGACCGTGCAGCACCGAGTGCTCCGCGCCGAGCTCGAACGCGACGATCCGGCCGGGCTCCTCGCCGAGATCGGCGCGGCGGTCGCGGCAGACCCGCTCGACGAAGAGCTCGTCGCCCTGCACATGATCGCGCTGGCCCGCTCCGGGCGCCAGGCCGACGCGATCGACGCCTACTTCTCGCTCCGCTCGGCGCTCGCCGAGGAACTCGGCATCGATCCCGGCGCCGAGATCGACGAGCTGCACCGGCGCCTCGTGTCGGGCGACGCGCTCGATCCAACGCCTGCACCCCGACAGCTGCCGGCCGCCGGCACCCTCGTCGGCCGCGACGCCGAACTCGAACGGCTCGATCTGCTGACCTCGATGGATGCAGCAGGCATCGCGGTCATCTCGGGCACGGCGGGCGCCGGCAAGACGGCGCTCGCCCTCGGCTGGGCACGCCGGGCGCGACGGCACTTCGCTGACGGCAGCCTGTTCGTCGACCTCCGCGGCTTCAGCGAGACACGTCCGCGCGCCACGAGCGACGTGCTCGCGGGCTTCGTGCGGGCACTCGGCTACCGGTGGAACGTCCCCAGCGACGTCGAGGAGCTCGCGGCCCTCTTCCGCAGTCTCGTGCACGACCGGCGGATGGTGATCGTGCTCGACAACGCGAGATCGGTCGACCAGGTGCGGCCCCTGCTGCCCGGCGAGGGTCCCGTGGTCGTCGTCACGAGTCGCGAAGGGCTCGTCGGGCTCGGCGTGCATGTTCCCGTCCACCACGTCGAGCTCGCCGCCCTCGACCGCGACGCCGCCGTCGAACTGATCCGCACGCTGGTGCCGGATCGGGTGCGCCGGGCCGAAGCGGAACGCCTCGCCGCGCAGTGCGCCGGCCTGCCGCTCGCCCTGCAGATCGCCGCGCGCATCGCCGTCACCCATGGGCACGGCGTCGAACGGCTCGCCGACGACCTCGACGCCCACCGCGACCACCTCGATCGGCTGGACACCGGCGACGACTCCCGGTCGGGCCTGCGCACGGTGCTGTCCTGGTCGTACGAAGCCCTCGACCCGCGGGTGCGACGGGTGTTCCGGCTGCTCGGGCGCCTCCCCGATCAGGGCGCGCCCGAAGCCGCCGTCGTCGCCGTCATCGGCGGCGACCCCGGTGATGCACGCACCGATCTGCGTTCCCTCAGGCGCGTGCATCTCGTGGACGTCGACGAACGCGGTCGGCACACCCAGCACGACCTGCTGCGGGCGTACGCCCGGGAGCTCTCGGAGGCCGAACACGGAGCCGGTGCGGAAGCCGATGCCCACGACCGCCTCCTCGCGTACTACGCCGCCGGCTGCGCCGATGCCGCGGCGGTGCTCGTGCCCAGATGGGGACCGATGCCGACGGCGAGTGACGCCCGCGAACCCGACGACGCCGCAGTGAACGAGGTCTCCCCCGCCACCCGCGCCGGCCCGTTCCCCGACGCCGTGGCTGCGCGCGCCTGGCTCGACGACGAGCACGGTGCGATCGCCGCGGTCGTCAGGGCGACCGGACCGGAGTCGGACGCACGGGCGATCGCGATCGTGCTCCGGCTCCGCCCGTATCTGGCTGCGCAGGGATGGCTGGCCGAGGCACGGCTCCTGTTCTCCGACCTGCTGGAGCGCACCACCCGTCGCGACGACCTGCTCGGGCAGGCAACTGCGCTGCGACTGCTCGGCTCGCACGACGCGCACATCATCGACTACCCGTCCGCCACCAGACGCCTCACCCGTGCGCTCGAGTTGAGCCGCCGACTCGGCGACCCCACCGGGGCGGCGATCGCGCTGAACAACATCGCCGAGATGGAGCGGCTGCTCGGCGACCCGGCCCGCGCAGTGGAACGCCTCGAGGAGGCCGTGCAGATCAACGCCGAGGTCGGCGACGTCGCCCGTCTCGGCCTCGGGCACGGCAACCTCGCGCTCGCCCACAACGCGCTCGGCGACCACGAGGCGGCGGAGGCGGCGAGTCGGCTCGCGCTCGAGGCGGCCGACCGGATCGGCTCGGAGCGCGTTCGCTGCCTCGGCCTCCGGGCGCTCGCCGACGCGAAGCTCGGACTCGGCTCGACGGCCGAGTCGGTGCGCATCGCCCGCCGTGCCCACGAACTCGCGCGGAGCATCGACGACCTGGAGATGGAGGGCTGGTCGGCGGAGGTGCTCGGCCGAGCGCTCTCCGCGAGCGGAACGCCCGACGAGGCCGAGCGCATGTTCGAGGCGGCGATCGAAGCGAGCAGACGGAGCGGATCGCTCGCTCAGCTGGCGCCTGCCCTGCGCGCGCTCGCCGAGCTCCGCGAAGGGCGAGCGCCCGAGGAGTCGGCTCGTCTCCTCGAGGAGGCGATGGCGATCGGCGAGCGACTGCGGAACGGCGCGACTGCTCCGATCGAGCCGTGA
- a CDS encoding SDR family oxidoreductase translates to MRVLVTGATGYIGGRLVPRLLAAGYEVRVLARRAERLRDVPWRDQVDVVEGDLADRASVDVATRGVDVVYYLVHSMGGHGDFESTELRIAANVATAAREHGVGRLVYLGGLHPAGERLSRHLRSRTRVGEILLASGVPTIALQAGVIIGSGSTSFEMIRHLTEVLPYMPAPRWVRSFIQPIAVRDVLYYLIAAAEVPLDASRAFDIGGPEILRYGQLMNGYAVEAGLPQRPIAALPVLTPWLAGQWVNLVTPIPRRIAVPIIESLQFDCVMHDHDIDRVIPPPPEGLHPYRVAVRLALERERAGEVETSWRNAEVAGAPSDPLPSDPQWAGHTVYLDARERRTSAPSRELWRVIEGVGGENGWYSFPLAWAVRGWADKLTGGVGLRRGRRDPETLHVGDAVDFWRVEAIDRGSFLRLRAEMRVPGRAWLELEARSAPGGAEYRQRAVFFPKGLSGRLYWWAIFPFHGIIFAGMANRITAEAEAAALRVDPRDAVE, encoded by the coding sequence ATGCGCGTGCTGGTGACTGGAGCGACCGGCTACATCGGCGGACGCCTCGTGCCCAGGCTGCTCGCCGCCGGGTACGAGGTCCGCGTGCTCGCACGCCGGGCCGAACGCCTCCGCGATGTGCCGTGGCGCGATCAGGTCGACGTCGTCGAGGGCGATCTGGCCGATCGGGCGTCCGTCGACGTTGCGACCAGGGGCGTCGACGTCGTCTACTACCTGGTGCACTCGATGGGCGGGCACGGGGACTTCGAGTCGACCGAGCTGCGCATCGCCGCGAATGTCGCGACGGCCGCGCGCGAGCACGGCGTCGGCCGTCTCGTCTACCTCGGCGGGCTGCACCCCGCTGGTGAGCGCCTGTCGCGGCACCTGCGCTCGCGCACGCGGGTCGGCGAGATCCTCCTCGCCTCCGGCGTGCCGACGATCGCGTTGCAGGCCGGAGTGATCATCGGCTCGGGGTCGACGTCGTTCGAGATGATCCGCCACCTCACCGAGGTGCTCCCGTACATGCCCGCGCCGCGCTGGGTGCGCAGCTTCATCCAGCCGATCGCGGTGCGCGACGTGCTGTACTACCTGATCGCCGCCGCCGAGGTGCCACTCGATGCGAGTCGTGCCTTCGACATCGGCGGCCCCGAGATCCTCCGGTACGGGCAGCTCATGAATGGGTACGCGGTCGAGGCGGGTCTGCCGCAGCGACCGATCGCGGCGCTCCCGGTACTGACGCCATGGCTCGCGGGGCAGTGGGTCAACCTCGTGACTCCGATTCCGCGTCGCATCGCCGTGCCGATCATCGAATCGCTCCAATTCGACTGCGTGATGCACGACCACGACATCGACCGGGTGATTCCGCCGCCACCGGAAGGGCTGCATCCCTACCGGGTCGCGGTGCGGTTGGCACTTGAGCGGGAACGAGCCGGTGAGGTCGAGACGAGCTGGCGCAACGCCGAGGTGGCCGGGGCCCCGAGCGACCCACTGCCGAGCGATCCCCAGTGGGCGGGGCACACGGTCTATCTCGACGCACGGGAGCGGCGGACTTCCGCTCCTTCGCGCGAACTCTGGCGCGTCATCGAGGGCGTGGGGGGTGAGAACGGATGGTACTCGTTCCCACTCGCCTGGGCGGTGCGCGGGTGGGCGGACAAGCTCACCGGAGGGGTCGGTCTCCGACGGGGGCGGCGCGATCCCGAGACGCTGCACGTCGGCGACGCCGTCGACTTCTGGCGCGTCGAGGCGATCGACCGTGGGAGCTTCCTCCGACTTCGTGCCGAGATGCGGGTGCCGGGGCGGGCGTGGCTGGAGCTCGAGGCGCGGTCGGCGCCGGGCGGTGCCGAGTACCGCCAGCGCGCGGTGTTCTTCCCGAAGGGCCTCTCGGGTCGCCTCTACTGGTGGGCGATCTTCCCCTTCCACGGCATCATCTTCGCGGGCATGGCGAACCGCATCACGGCCGAGGCCGAGGCCGCGGCGCTCCGCGTCGATCCTCGTGACGCCGTGGAATGA
- a CDS encoding metal-sensitive transcriptional regulator, with translation MIEDIKKRALHRTKIIEGQLRGIEKMIDNDDYCVDIITLSLAVQKSLGSLNKLLVENHLRTHVTEMYDAGGEQRDAAVAELVRIFELSNNRG, from the coding sequence GTGATCGAGGACATCAAGAAGCGCGCACTGCACCGCACGAAGATCATCGAGGGCCAGCTGCGCGGCATCGAGAAGATGATCGACAACGACGACTACTGCGTCGACATCATCACGCTCTCCCTGGCCGTGCAGAAGTCGCTCGGCTCCCTCAACAAGCTCCTCGTCGAGAACCACCTGCGCACGCACGTGACCGAGATGTACGACGCCGGCGGTGAGCAGCGCGACGCCGCCGTGGCCGAACTCGTGCGCATCTTCGAGCTCTCCAACAACCGGGGGTAG
- a CDS encoding glycerophosphodiester phosphodiesterase: MLHPLDTLASARVRRRPAQAVRAISEPRPAAPTAARRLTFDPPSRGPRAVLAGLAVAVLAGVLLFAQVPPTVYAIDVFGALREPGEPAFTVGHRGDRAAAPENTMPSLELAMDELAFVETDVQLTRDGVPVLFHDTTLERITGDTRSIGELDAATVERLDVGAWYGEEFAGTRIPTLDAFLEALAERDEARALIELKADWGAAGIRAVTGLIELHGLRGRVVLQSFSLETLFALQRVAPTIPRIMLIRELPANPVPLAERLGVIGFGTTVESVTAEPAALVALHEAGVAVLCYTLNSHEHWEEVSALGVDGIITDEPSELDDWLAVTAPGT; this comes from the coding sequence GTGCTTCACCCGCTCGACACCCTCGCTTCGGCGAGGGTGCGCCGGCGGCCCGCCCAGGCCGTCCGCGCGATCTCCGAACCCCGACCTGCAGCACCGACCGCCGCTCGACGGCTCACCTTCGACCCGCCTTCGCGCGGCCCGAGAGCCGTGCTCGCGGGTCTCGCGGTGGCTGTGCTCGCCGGCGTGCTGCTCTTCGCACAGGTGCCCCCGACCGTGTACGCCATCGACGTCTTCGGGGCGCTGCGGGAGCCCGGGGAACCGGCGTTCACCGTCGGACACCGCGGCGACCGGGCCGCGGCGCCCGAGAACACGATGCCCTCGCTCGAACTCGCGATGGACGAACTCGCCTTTGTCGAGACCGACGTGCAGCTCACGCGCGACGGGGTGCCCGTGCTGTTCCACGACACGACACTCGAGCGCATCACGGGAGACACCCGGTCGATCGGCGAGCTCGATGCTGCCACGGTCGAACGGCTCGATGTCGGTGCCTGGTACGGCGAGGAGTTCGCGGGCACCCGCATCCCGACGCTCGACGCCTTTCTCGAGGCCCTCGCCGAACGCGACGAAGCGCGGGCCCTCATCGAGCTGAAGGCCGATTGGGGTGCAGCGGGCATTCGTGCGGTGACCGGACTCATCGAGCTCCACGGGCTTCGTGGGCGGGTCGTGCTGCAGAGCTTCAGCCTCGAGACGCTCTTCGCGCTGCAGCGCGTCGCGCCGACGATTCCCCGCATCATGCTGATCCGGGAGCTGCCGGCGAATCCGGTGCCGCTGGCCGAGCGGCTCGGGGTCATCGGGTTCGGCACGACCGTGGAATCCGTGACCGCCGAACCGGCCGCACTCGTGGCCCTGCACGAGGCCGGCGTCGCGGTGCTCTGCTACACGCTCAACAGTCACGAGCACTGGGAGGAGGTGAGCGCGCTCGGCGTCGACGGCATCATCACCGACGAGCCGAGCGAGCTCGACGACTGGCTGGCGGTCACCGCGCCGGGCACGTGA
- a CDS encoding MFS transporter codes for MRTRYRRSSSGSGQSGGAAGAPLSRARMVVVCLALLLEGMSASGINVQIAAMRDEVGIGSAELALVASAFLIAYAGLLPIAGSLADTLDRRRVFLLGIALFGVGCLVCAFAPEAWVLVAGRLVQGAGAALSAPAALALITEGLPSGAARNRAVALYGAMGAVGFSLGLVVPGVVVTLFGWRASFLVSIPVVLAVLAATWRIRAGRTRSTERPDVLGAVLLTAGLMIGVHLVGAIGRMSALVAGIELAVFGVVVIALIARRGVRGFPSGVVRSPGVRSACLALAGVFAGVVASMYVLSLGLVESGATALVVALLILPQPLAFSMLAGTGARLVTRIGARPTVAIGAAVLVASLAWLGFVGLAVPPWVGVLPAMLGVGCSLALAFPAVSVAAVDAAPEEARATTAGLLTTAQNIGGAVGIALVTTAGLVPGVGEPVGIEPAMFVSALFVVVAMVAAAGVGAARHRSRQTQTEAGATR; via the coding sequence ATGCGCACGAGGTATCGACGAAGCAGCAGTGGCAGTGGGCAGAGCGGAGGCGCAGCGGGCGCGCCGCTCTCCCGGGCTCGCATGGTGGTGGTCTGCCTCGCGCTGCTGCTCGAGGGCATGAGCGCATCGGGCATCAACGTGCAGATCGCCGCGATGCGCGACGAGGTCGGCATCGGCTCGGCCGAACTGGCGCTCGTGGCGAGCGCGTTCCTGATCGCCTACGCCGGGCTCCTGCCGATCGCCGGCTCCCTCGCCGACACGCTCGATCGACGTCGCGTGTTCCTGCTCGGCATCGCCCTGTTCGGCGTCGGATGCCTCGTCTGCGCGTTCGCTCCCGAAGCGTGGGTGCTCGTCGCCGGGCGCCTCGTGCAGGGCGCGGGTGCGGCCCTCAGCGCTCCCGCGGCGCTCGCCCTCATCACCGAGGGGCTTCCGAGCGGTGCGGCGAGGAACCGGGCGGTCGCACTGTACGGCGCGATGGGCGCCGTCGGCTTCTCGCTCGGTCTCGTCGTGCCGGGTGTCGTGGTGACGCTGTTCGGCTGGCGGGCGAGCTTCCTGGTCTCGATCCCGGTGGTGCTCGCGGTGCTCGCGGCGACCTGGCGCATTCGCGCCGGCCGAACCCGATCGACGGAGCGTCCCGATGTCTTGGGAGCCGTGCTGCTGACTGCCGGGCTCATGATCGGTGTTCACCTCGTCGGGGCGATCGGACGCATGTCGGCGCTCGTCGCCGGCATCGAGCTCGCCGTGTTCGGGGTCGTCGTGATCGCGCTCATCGCCAGGAGGGGCGTGCGGGGGTTCCCGAGCGGGGTCGTGCGTTCGCCGGGCGTGCGCTCGGCGTGCCTCGCGCTCGCCGGCGTGTTCGCCGGCGTCGTCGCGTCGATGTACGTGCTGAGCCTCGGGCTCGTCGAGAGCGGCGCGACGGCGCTCGTCGTCGCGCTTCTCATCCTGCCCCAGCCGCTGGCATTCAGCATGCTGGCGGGTACCGGTGCCAGGCTCGTGACCCGCATCGGCGCCCGGCCCACGGTGGCCATCGGTGCCGCGGTCCTCGTGGCGAGCCTCGCGTGGCTCGGATTCGTCGGTCTCGCCGTGCCGCCATGGGTCGGAGTCCTGCCCGCGATGCTCGGCGTGGGGTGCTCGCTCGCCCTGGCGTTCCCGGCCGTTTCGGTCGCCGCGGTCGATGCCGCACCTGAAGAGGCCCGCGCCACCACCGCCGGACTGCTGACGACGGCGCAGAACATCGGCGGCGCGGTCGGCATCGCCCTCGTGACGACGGCCGGCCTCGTGCCCGGCGTCGGGGAGCCGGTCGGCATCGAACCGGCGATGTTCGTCTCGGCGCTGTTCGTGGTCGTCGCTATGGTGGCGGCGGCCGGAGTCGGCGCGGCGCGACACCGAAGCCGGCAGACGCAGACGGAGGCGGGAGCTACGCGATGA
- a CDS encoding O-acetyl-ADP-ribose deacetylase — protein sequence MPRIELVTGDITVQQVDAIVNAANSSLLGGGGVDGAIHAAGGPEILAECRRLRATDLPDGLPTGEAVATTAGRLPARWVIHTVGPVWPGDGPEADARRALLADAYRNSLGLAESLGAASVALPAVSAGVYGWPAADAARVALSTAAASPAPELIRFVLFSPAMHGVFADAAAALGLTVTTD from the coding sequence ATGCCGCGCATCGAGCTGGTCACGGGCGACATCACCGTGCAGCAGGTCGACGCCATCGTGAACGCGGCCAACTCCTCGCTGCTCGGCGGCGGCGGTGTCGACGGCGCGATCCATGCGGCGGGCGGTCCCGAGATCCTCGCCGAGTGCCGGCGCCTTCGCGCGACCGACCTGCCAGACGGCCTGCCGACCGGCGAGGCCGTCGCGACGACCGCGGGCCGGCTTCCCGCGCGCTGGGTCATCCACACGGTCGGCCCGGTCTGGCCCGGCGACGGCCCCGAGGCCGACGCCAGGCGAGCGCTGCTCGCCGACGCCTACCGCAACTCGCTCGGCCTCGCCGAGTCGCTCGGAGCCGCCTCCGTCGCCCTCCCCGCCGTCTCGGCCGGCGTCTACGGATGGCCCGCAGCGGATGCCGCGCGCGTGGCGCTCTCGACGGCGGCTGCTTCACCGGCGCCGGAGCTCATCCGCTTCGTGCTCTTCTCCCCCGCCATGCACGGCGTCTTCGCCGACGCCGCTGCGGCCCTCGGTCTCACCGTCACCACCGATTGA
- a CDS encoding HAD family hydrolase yields MSLVIATDLDGTIAFDNRRPDRLIRAVLSRLVFGYDARLVVATARSPRVLEAWFGSLGPFISGVCCNGALVSEGGREVHRAALLPELVREVALALGAVDAAFCLDYGDGFVESRPGALPWMGERARRAMPEGGPRLDGVVKLCVADGAGRAPELTALAGGRAEVFPHATGDADVVAAGTNKANGLARILADDDVVLALGNDLNDLELLRSADRAVVVGTGLPGIERLGHVVRTPADIGRIAATLMSEARGLAPWMPRARLA; encoded by the coding sequence ATGAGCCTCGTCATCGCCACCGATCTCGACGGCACGATCGCGTTCGACAACCGCCGCCCTGATCGCCTCATCCGCGCCGTGCTCTCCCGGTTGGTGTTCGGCTACGACGCGCGGCTCGTCGTGGCGACGGCCCGATCGCCGCGAGTGCTCGAGGCCTGGTTCGGTTCGCTCGGACCGTTCATCAGCGGGGTGTGCTGCAACGGGGCGCTGGTCAGCGAAGGCGGACGCGAGGTGCATCGTGCTGCGCTCCTGCCGGAGCTCGTGAGGGAGGTCGCGCTCGCCCTCGGAGCGGTCGATGCCGCATTCTGCCTCGACTACGGCGACGGGTTCGTCGAGAGCCGGCCGGGGGCACTGCCGTGGATGGGCGAGCGCGCTCGCCGGGCGATGCCGGAGGGCGGGCCGCGGCTCGACGGGGTCGTGAAACTCTGCGTCGCCGACGGCGCCGGCAGGGCGCCGGAACTCACGGCGTTGGCCGGGGGCCGGGCCGAGGTGTTCCCGCACGCGACGGGAGACGCCGACGTCGTCGCCGCCGGCACGAACAAGGCGAACGGGCTCGCCCGCATTCTCGCGGACGACGACGTCGTGCTCGCCCTCGGCAACGACCTGAACGATCTGGAGCTGCTGCGCTCGGCCGATCGTGCGGTCGTGGTCGGCACCGGGCTGCCCGGGATCGAACGCCTCGGCCACGTGGTTCGCACGCCGGCCGACATCGGCAGGATCGCGGCCACGCTGATGTCGGAGGCACGCGGACTGGCGCCGTGGATGCCGCGAGCGCGCCTGGCGTGA